In Brachypodium distachyon strain Bd21 chromosome 5, Brachypodium_distachyon_v3.0, whole genome shotgun sequence, the genomic window agaccgCGTTCGTCACACCATACGGCGTCTTCTGCTACACGACGATGTCTTTCGGGTCCGAAACGCAGGAGCCACGTACCAACGCTGCATGCAGGCCTGTCTACAATCACAACTCGGTGACAACATCGAAGTATATAtagacgacatcgtcatcaagtccAAGAAGGAGGTCGATCTGCTGAAGGATATACGCCAAACATTCGATAACCTCGACAAGTACAAAATCAATCTCAACCCCACAAAGTGCACCTTCCGGGTCCCTGTCGGGCAGTTGCTTGGTTACTTCTTGTCAGCAAGAGGAATCGAGGCGAACCCAACCAAGATCAAAGCCATCTTAACGATGAGCGAGCCGACGAAACTACATAACATCCAAGAACTCACCGGACGACTCGCCGCGCTGAGTATATTCATCAGCAAGCTTGGCGAAAAGGCTCTGCCTTTCTATCATCtcttgaagaagaaggaggaagacATCGCTTGGACCCTAGAGGCCAGCACAACTTTCGTCGGCCTGAAAAGGTTGTTGTCAACTTCTCCGGTGCTCGTGGCACCCCGAGAGGATGAACAACTGCTGCTGTACATCGCAGCCACCAATCAGGTGGTTAGTACGGCCCTCATCGTCGAGCGACCCGAAGAAGGCAAGACTCACGGCGTCCAACGTCCAGTCTACTACCTCAGCGAGGTCCTATCTCCGACCAAGCAGCGCTACCCGCATTACTAGAAGCTTGCGTACGACGTCTTTATGACAGCCCGTAAGCTTCGGCACTACTTTGAGCACCCGATCGTGGTGGTCAGTGAGGCACCGCTAGCCAATATACTCAACAACCCGGAGGCGACAGGACGAGTCGCCGAATGGGGCATCGAGCTCTCCCCTCGTAACATAACTTACAAGCGGAGGAAATCTATCAAGTCACAAGTCCTCCCTGACTTTATCGCCGAATGGACAGAGGCCCAGGCTCCGGGTCCACCTGACATGTCCAGCTCGTGGACGATATACTTTGACGGGTCTAAGAGGCACGAAGTAGCTGGCGCCGGCATCGTCCTAATCTCACCCAAGGGCGACCGGCTGCGCTATGTGCTCCAGATGCATTTCCGTAGCCCCTCCTACAATGAGGCTGAGTACGAAGCGCTTCTACATGGCATGCGCATGGCCAAAGCCTACGGTGCTACTCGATTCTTGATCTACGGCGACTCCTACCTGGTTGTTCAGCAAACGATTAAATTATGTGACGTTGTCTCCAAGACAATGACGCCTACCGCGAGGCATACAAAACGCTAGAGGCGCAATTCGAAGGCTGCGAGCTTCATCATATTGGCCGTGCCAGTAACGACGAGGCCGACTACCTGGCCAACCTTGGCTCAACCTGAGTACCCGTCCCGCCAGGAGTGTTCCTGGAGTCAATCCACCAGAGATCCATCAAGGAAAAGGGTTCGCCTACCCCCAAGCCCTCATCGAGCAAAGGAGGCGCATTCCACCTTGATCTCGTTGACTCACAAACACCAGCCACCCCAGAGGTCGCAAGCGGTGAAGAGGAGTCGGACGAGGTTCTAATGGTCGAGCCAACCTGGATGCAGCCGTTCATAATGTACATGACATGACAGGAACTTCCCGATGATGTGGCCGAGGCTCGTCACATTGTACGACGCTCAAAGGTCTTTACCGTCATTGAGGGAGAACTCTACAAGCGAAGCGTCACCGGTGTATTGCAGCGCTGCATCGTACCCGAAGAAGGACGTGAGCTATTACTTGACATccaccaaggcacctgtgGACATCATGCCAGCAGCCGCACAATCGCGGCAAAGGCATTTCGAGCCGGTTCTACTGGCCAACAGCGCTGCGCGACGCCGCCAACATCATGACTAATTGCGAGGCATGTCAGATGTTCACCTGCAAACCGCACGCACCCGCCTCGGAACTGAAGACAATCCCCCTGGCCTGGCCTTTCACCCAATGGGGACTCGACATGGTGGGTCCACTACGTAAATCCAAGGAGGGTGGTCACACCCTACTCCTGGTCGCCATCGACAAAttctccaaatggattgaGGCTATGCCGGTTACCAACCAGGCGGGCAGGATTGCCTTTACTTTCTTCCGCTCGATCGTCTTCCGCTTCGGAGTTCCGCACAGCATCATCACAGACAACGGCTCCAGGTTCATCTCCAATGAGTTTCAAGACTTCTGTGAGAAGATGGGGATACACCTCAACTACGCCTCCGTGGCGCACCCCAAAACCAACGGTCAAGTCGAAAAGGCCAACGGCTCATGACTCCCCTGCACCGAGCAGCTGGAGCCTGGGTTGAGGAGCTACCCTCTGTCCTGTGGAGCTTGCGGACAACTCCAAACGGCTGCACAAAATTTACACCGTTCTTCATGGTGTATGGTGCTAAGGCCGTCCTCCCCTCCGACGTCAGGTTCAATGCACCTCGAGTCACGGCTTACTCCGGACCTGACGTCGACATGCCAATGCAGGACGCCCTCGATGCGGTCGATGAGGCTCGCGATATTGCCCTAGCTCGAGTAGCTGCCTATCAGCAGAGTCTGCGCAATTACCACAATCACCGACTACCCCCCCGATCTTTCGTTGAGGGCGACCTAGTCATTCGGCTCAGGCTGAAAGGGCATCATAAACTTGAGTCCCCTTGGGAGGGACCCTACGTGATCACAAAAGTGGTGCCTGGTGGCGCATACTACCTCAAATACATGAAGACCGACGTAACCTACAACAGGCCTTGGAACGTTGCGCAACTacggcgtttctacgcctaagagCTCTACAGTTTCATGTCAACTTTTATCCTTTTTCCATAAAGGCTAGTTTCAGCTTTAATACTTTTTCCTTTATATCTGTACTCCGGTACTCAATAAAGTAATGATCTTTTCTCTTTACTCAGAGATAGGTTCGTAGACtcggacgcacccgacactcgggggctgcgtcccgTTGACCCCTAAACAGTCTTGAACGCACCCGATCGGTCGGTGCTCTGTTCAGTCGACTCAGCTAAGACtcggacgcacccgacactcgggggctgcgtccccTCCACCCCTAAACACTCTTGAACGCACCCGATCCGTTGGTGCTCTGTTCAATCGACTCAGCTAAGACTCGGACGCACCCAACACTCGGGGGATGCGTCCCGTCGACCCCTAAACAGTCTTGGACGCAGCCGATCCGTCGGTGCCTTGTTCAATCGACTCATCTAACGGACCTTGACGCACCCAACCCTCGGAGGCTGCGTCCCGTCGATACTACAACGGTCTTGGCCGCACccctcactcgggggctgtGCCCAATCGACTCGTCCGACAGTCTTGGCTGCACCCCTCACTCGGGGGTTGTGCCCAATCGGTTCATCTAACAGTCTTGGcagcgtccaatcgactcgtACAACAGTCTTGGCCGCACCCTTCACACGGGGGCTGCGcccaatcgactcatcaagTAGGTCCTAACACCGAAGAATTTGGGTCTCTCCCCAACTGCAAGCAGTTACGCAcagacccgggggctactcccatcgggagcgctggtcgcgcaACCGActtactcccatcgggagcccTCGGTCATCAAGCTACATTCAAGACTCGCAGTTCAAGATCCATCAAAGCTGGACTCAATcgcaagaaaacaaggaatTTCATTACAAAAGCGCAAGCCTCCGCAATTACAATTTGAGTCCAGTCACGACTCCTTACAGTCGCAaccggactcgggggctactcccatcgggaccGCTGGTCGCGAACCCGATCTACTCTGCAGAAGGCTTCAAGCTACAACCCTCTTGCATCCTGCCAGATGATGATCTTCTTAGccttgtaacatcccaaaatttcaaacctttcatatgcattgcatccatgagcatcatgccacaattgcatatttgaattcagatttgaatctcaaaaggcttttaaaaagattttatttcaaagtaaaccctagggttttcacccatttgagctttggatcttcaaaccaataaggtttatttataaaaggggtttattgcataaatgagctatcccataatttttggataatttttggagttgaaaaactattttatttaaatagttagttagccctaaaggcatttatagggcaaatgtatttttatatattttattttgaaggaaaattactcccaaaagttgaatcatgataaaacatgattttacaaattttctggaatttatttgggcaaatttggagttcaaaatcaaatgttatcaaagaaatgagaaaaagggaaaaaagaaaagaaaaaaaaagagaaaaccggaccggtctGACTGCCCGGGCCGAACCCACCCAGATCCGACCGCGCTTGAACCGACCGAGCCAGCCCAGCCACTCGCGCGCGCGCTGAGCCGCTGaaaggtggggcccacctgtcagggtcTTCGTCCTCACGGGGAAAGCTCCCGTGATCTCCGCCGCCAACCcacgccgcgccgtcgccgtgaCGCCCGCCCCACTGATCCCGGCCTTCCCGAAGCAAGCTgcccgcgtccctataaagtcAGCGCGCCTCGCATCCTTTTCCCTCTCTTGCTCTCCCGAATCCTCACGCCCATGCCGCCCAATTCCTCGCCGCATcgcacggacgccgccgcgttTTTGGGTCACCGCCGAGGAGCTCGGTGAGCTATTCTCGAAGCCGCTTGCCCTCTCTTGTTCGCCTCTCTCTTGTGCACGTCGTGACGCGGTCCGCTTTCCTTTTTGTGCATCGCAGCTCGCCGACGACCACCACCCGgagatccgccgccgcccgccgtctcCGCGTCGTCCTAGGCAAGCGCGTCGTCGAccccgaggagcgccgacCCTGTCCTCGtcttcgccgtgccgcgccgcctcgtctCTGCCCTTCCCCGAGCCCGGCCGTCGCCGGAATCGCCCCATGCCGCCGCCCCGGGCCGtctccgccgctcgccggaaaCCTAGCCGGACCGAAGGTGAGCCTGAGAGCCCCTGGCCGTTCGATCTTTATCAACGGCTCAGATTAGATCGGATTAATTCttttaaacgaaccggtaccgaccaATAGGGAGCTGACACATGGCACTTTaattgaaaataaaaatgtaattttaatcccccagTTTAGaagaaatggcacttttggagaaaagcccctgtaacttcaaaagcttataacttttaaaccctttggccaaatttggcAAACTTgtcctttttggaaagctctcaacctgtagaatcttttggcactgttcaATTTAAAATTAGAACTTTTGAACCACAGTCAAATTACAGAAAGgcttttaatgccatttaatgcataactatatatttagaaattctttttaattgaaaccagtgcccaaaaatttgttttattatcctctgtccatcgggacagagaaataaactttttgaattaaattatatggctgatgccaataaatctataatttagggttttaatcaattgtttttgccttttgtttaaaaccgtaatgcattattttttaattgctaatgcttaggatcagttgatcacccaaataaaataaacccaatcatgtcacatgcttgcatcgcatcatagcatacattttttgtcatgatgtgaatggtgtgtttatgtatgtgtatgtttgtttgtttgtatagttttctcagagagcgaaccttgtgattgtgacgagtgtttgaactccaaccgctaccaaggcaagttcactttgatcatgtcctgttactgtttgtttttaaaatacttatgcattagagttgtttgtagaaatgcattgatagaactattactcgtacttatgctagctatgattgacctacaagctatagggttacctttgccatgaatcctccaccaatagccatcgtgattagtattgcttagccatgctatgttagtaaacgtgggagggaatctcaatcactgtgaaatgatgacgtggagtgattttggaaacttggcaaaacaaccctaatgaaccatcctgggtggactgctttgagattttgagatgttatgcgacgtcaggtccatttctatgggtccctctgagtcgagtctccgtggattcggagatggatcgtccatggacgtctcttctgtggattcggggagcgcttgcgtcgcaaatgtggaatgccacttGGGGTATCaaagactggactagtttcctgtttagtagcttccagtacaaccacatggcaatatgggctctgcctggatggagtaagaaatgtttacccagatccgagggattgtactgaggtagttgtgtaggtgggagcgcgggtccctcaggcggtatgggtgaacatgttcggaaaattcttgaagtcgatgccgttgctactccacccggaggacagcaagggattaacatgtcgaattcttgtggggaatgtgtacaacctttcgagagtgtcaaactaagtacttagccgtgtccccggttacggacaattatgagcaacttgatattggggctgtaaggaaggtctcactcagtccaacttcttaaaaaaaataaatggtttgaacttgggtttaggagcattgatgtttctactcaatgtccttagtttaataggagcatcagtgtttctacccggtgtccattagttaacaataatgtaacagtcaattgtagtaggataaattatgttttgttaccacgccataaagcctgaaccccactatacctcaattgcatatacttggtaggatctgttataacttccaggtgagcttgccaatacattcaatgtattgaccacgtagtggctgcaattaataatgcaggtgaatctgacgaagagtgaggttcgtcgatgttctttgggtcatgtgcttacattccaacatgctctctcctctgggagtagtcgaggcccatttgctccacTTTTTCTGCTGCCGTTTGAGAGACAATATTTTGTTATCTTGgaactctatttgttatgctgacccaaggggttatgcaattttgtaagtacaattaagttttggatgatacgatgtaataaagtacattttgacctttgtatcttggtattacattttgaaactgtgtgtgctagtgagtcgatccagggactagcacaaataagcacagaaatcgaacccttgtaagggggcggtcgcttcaagcCTGCACAGCGACTGCATCAAGGAAAGGCTGTACATCGACGCCCTCTTTCAGCTCAACTGGAGGATCAGCGACTCGACTCAGGTTGAGGTCAGGAACCTTGGCTCGGACGAAGACCAAGGCCAGCTTTGCTCCCTCCACCATCTGGCGGCGCAAAAGGTTTTTGAACACGGCTCCACTTTGGAATTCCAGTATCAAAGCTCCAAGACCCCTTGGCAACTCTCGATCAGGCCAGAAAGCCTGATAGATCCGGGTCAAAGCCTGGCCGCAAAGTTTGAAGTATTACCTGGTCTGATCGGCTCGATCACGAAGCAACACCAGGTCACGCCCCTTTGCCGGGTCAAACCAGATGGACACACAGTCTCCAGTCTGTAGTGACTTAAGGGCATCATCCACCGTCTGTCTTTCAGTTTTCGGGTCCTGTCGCATATCTGCTTAACCAAAGGAAACAGGTAAGGAAGGGACAGTGTGGACAACCAGCATACACAAGGAACAACAAGATTCAACTCACATGCAAGTTGGGAACTCAGCGCCCGCAGCTCCTCAAACGTTGATGCCTTGCGCTGAATCACTGCTTTTAGCTGGGCCTTGACTGCCTGGAAGCCCCGGCGGGCATCCTGCATCAACGCCTTCGACTCCTTGGCGCGGTCCTCTGCTTCCTTCACTAGACTCCGTATCAGTTCGGGCTCGTCTGTTTTGGGGGCAGAGGAGTCAGGCACATGAAAGAGTCCAGGACTCGATGAATCTTTAATCTACACAAGAAGGCCAACATTCAACTCCAGAAAGAACTCAGGCTCAAGAAACTCGAAATCAGCACAATCATCAAGTTTGTCAGAGACGAGTCACCAATTTATTCAGAAGCTCGACTCGAGCACAGCCTTACACAAGAAGAACTACAAAACAAACGGAAGACTCTTATTTCTAGGTGTCTTCAGCGGGAGTCGCGTCGGGACCAGTCGCCACCCTCCCGGCATCCACGCTACCAAGTCGAGTAGCTAGGATGGTCGCGAGTTCTTCCCCCAATGTGAAGAATGGCGACAAGTCCACCTCTTCGCCGCTGTCCGACTTAGGCAGCCCGGCCGCCACCCGCCGCAGAAGCTCCTCCTTGATCCCGTGGGCAAGCGCTAGCACGAAGGTCAACTCCGCTCCGGCATTTGTCTGTGCTCGGCTGAACTCGTCCAAAGGATCCGGATATGCACTGAAGAACTCAATGAGTCCTCCCAACGACTCCAGCACTGGCTCGTCAGGAAATACGTTCCTGATGAGGCCAACAAGCACCTTGGACGCCTCCTGAAGCTTGTCCTTTGCCTTGGCATTGACTCCAATGATTGAGTCAATCGCTTCACCAAGGGAACTCTTGCCCCTGCCAAACTGGATCTCCGCCTCTGGGCCGAGAAGCACTGCAGTTACAATGAGAGCGTTACCCTACGTGACTCGACAAAATATTAATGACTCAGCAAGTCATAATGCTTACCAGTGACGGCTCGAGCAGCCCCGTTGAGTTGTTCGACCCAACGCCCTTCTTGCTTCAGCCGCTGGGCGACTAAGGCGTCAGCCGCCTCTCGAACAAGGCgatcctccgccgccttcctATCCGCCAACTCCTTGTAAAGATCCGCATGCTTCTGCTTCCAGGTTTTA contains:
- the LOC104585546 gene encoding uncharacterized protein K02A2.6-like, giving the protein MVGPLRKSKEGGHTLLLVAIDKFSKWIEAMPVTNQAGRIAFTFFRSIVFRFGVPHSIITDNGSRFISNEFQDFCEKMGIHLNYASVAHPKTNGQVEKANGS